In a single window of the Bacillus rossius redtenbacheri isolate Brsri chromosome 8, Brsri_v3, whole genome shotgun sequence genome:
- the LOC134535421 gene encoding jerky protein homolog-like gives MVRHYVRKRGSRPYKNYSEKNLEKALNEVRAKKISVRAAAEKYGIHRNTLSGKIHGKHPNASGGQTTFSSDEEGLFAKYIIAMSTYGFPLTAFDLQMTVKNYLDKCGRHVKKFKNNVPGKDWVESFLKRHKQDLSTRLARNISHARARSNEGTINNFFDNFSKEVEGVPHSNIWNFDESNLVDDPGSNKVIVKKGTKYPEKIRNATKACTTIMLCGNAEGILAPIYINYKAENPWQTWTEGGPDGAHYNRTRSGWFDAVCFEDWFTKLMLPILKQQPGKKIIMGDNLSAQLNMEVLNLCEKYNILFILM, from the exons ATGGTGCGGCACTATGTGAGAAAACGTGGAAGTCGtccatataaaaattattcagaaaaaaatcttgaaaaagcTTTGAATGAGGTTCGTGCAAAGAAGATTTCTGTTCGTGCAGCTGCTGAAAA ATATGGCATTCACAGAAACACACTTTCTGGAAAAATCCATGGTAAACATCCAAATGCTTCAGGTGGGCAGACAACATTTTCCAGCGATGAAGAAGGCTTGTTTGCTAAGTACATTATTGCTATGTCAACTTATGGGTTCCCACTGACTGCATTTGATTTGCAAATGACTGTAAAGAACTACCTTGACAAATGTGGTAGACATGTAAAGAAGTTTAAAAACAATGTCCCAGGGAAGGATTGGGTAGAATCATTTCTCAAAAGGCACAAACAAGATTTAAGTACAAGACTTGCAAGAAATATCAGTCATGCTAGGGCTCGTTCTAATGAagggaccatcaataatttttttgataatttttcgaAAGAGGTGGAAGGAGTTCCACATTCTAATATATGGAACTTCGACGAAAGTAATTTGGTAGACGATCCGGGCAGtaataaagttatagttaagaAAGGTACAAAGTACCCTGAAAAAATTAGAAATGCTACGAAAGCATGTACCACTATAATGTTATGTGGAAATGCTGAAGGGATTCTTGCCCCCATTTACATTAATTACAAAGCTGAGAATCCGTGGCAGACTTGGACAGAGGGGGGACCAGACGGGGCTCATTACAATAGAACCAGATCAGGATGGTTCGATGCTGTGTGTTTTGAGGACTGGTTCACAAAACTTATGCTCCCAATTCTTAAACAGCAACCAGGAAAGAAAATTATAATGGGAGATAATTTGAGTGCCCAATTGAATATGGAAGTTCTAAATCTCTGTGAGAAATacaatattttgttcattttgaTGTAG